The following is a genomic window from Bacillota bacterium.
CTCTGCACCGAGTCCATCCGCCGCGCCCTGACGCGCCTCGCGGGCGTGGACGAAGCTCAGGTCAGCATCGCCCACGGGGAGGTCCTCATCCGCTACGACCCATCACAGATACGCCCGGAGACGCTCTCCGCCACGCTGCTCGACCTCGGATACACGGTTCGTACGGGGCAGGCGACTCTGGCGCTGGCCAGGGCCCGGCGACCCTGGGCTGATTACGGTACGGGGGCTGGAATTGCTGCGCCGGGCCGACGTGGTGGTGGCCGACCGCCTCGTCAAGCGGAAACTTGTCGAACAGGCATCAGCCGCTGCGGAACGCCTCTGGCTCGAAGACTTCCCCGGGCCGAACGACTTGCGGCATACGGCTGTCTGCCGACTCCTGGTCGAGCGGGCGAAACAGGGGAAGCGGGTGGTTCGCCTCAAAGCGGGAGATCCCTTCATGTTTGGCCGGGGCGCGGAGGAGGCCGAAGCATTGGTGGAGGCAGGTGTTCCCTTGGAGGTGGTACCGGGTGTCACCTCTGCAGTGGCTGTGCCGGCTTACGCCGGCATCCCGCTTACTGACCGCCGGCTGGCCTCAGCCGTGGCCATGGTCACCGGCCACGAGGATCCTGCCTGCGGGCCATCCGATATCGACTGGGCTGCGCTGGCGCGCATCACGACACTGGTGGTGCTGATGGGCATGCGCAACCTGGAAGCCATCGTCCGACGGCTCGTGGCAAAACCCGGCCCGCCTGAATACATCTGGTCCCGGCGGCCAACACCCGCCGGGACCAGCCCTTCAGCGCCGGGGTTTCGTGGAGTGGACGGGTGGAACCACCCCGGGTGAGAACGGGACCAGACAGGCTACCCCTTCACTACCATCTTCCCTACCATGCCGAGCTGCGCATGGCCGGGCACCGTGCAGATGAACTCGTACTCCCCGGGCTGTTCAGGGGCCCTGAAGCTCAGCACGCGCTCCTGGCCGGGGTCCAGCAGGCCGGTGTTCACCTGAAGGGTGGCAATGCTGAAATCGTGCGGGCTCAGCGGGCCGACGTTGATGAACTTTAGCACCACTAGCTGCCCTGGCCTTACCTCTAGGGCCGCCGGCTCGAAGTGAAACTTCAGCCCGGCATCGGTGGCGACCACCAAGAACTGGGGCTCGCGGGCCTTCAGGGCCT
Proteins encoded in this region:
- a CDS encoding cupredoxin domain-containing protein; this encodes MRSRTYIITTALLWALMALVAVYWVREPARMQAASRDFTEALKAREPQFLVVATDAGLKFHFEPAALEVRPGQLVVLKFINVGPLSPHDFSIATLQVNTGLLDPGQERVLSFRAPEQPGEYEFICTVPGHAQLGMVGKMVVKG